One Methylosarcina fibrata AML-C10 DNA segment encodes these proteins:
- a CDS encoding MBOAT family O-acyltransferase — MLFNSPEFIYFFLPLSIATWWTLQKLERENDAQLLVIICSVYFYGWWDTRYVPLLIGNAIGNFFLGMQISRTKSKPLLTIGLIYNIGLLGYFKYADFFIENWNDLTGSGAEPLKLVLPLGISFFTFQVIAYLVDCYKGYVEDFNLRRFAFSISFYPHLIAGPILHYSDVMPQLKERIAFDARLFSQGLFLFVIGLFKKSVIADRIAEKVDPLFATDTSLQFFESWTASLGYGLQIYFDFSGYSDMAIGIGLMFGIILPQNFNSPYQAKSIADFWKRWHMTLSRFLRDYVYIPLGGNRNGFVKGVMAAGLTMIIGGFWHGAAWTFVLWGLLHGLFIGMHRVWERTRYALPETAAIGLTFLSVTVAWVVFRAESVGHAISIWKGMVGISGVAVPSMLSGLCNSCAQTSLISGMEFIQIGILLSVCIAYVNAQKEVQSLRPSLRNVGYLSALFLTSIWMSGSHESFIYWQF, encoded by the coding sequence ATGCTATTCAATTCGCCAGAATTCATCTATTTCTTCCTTCCCTTATCAATAGCAACATGGTGGACGCTCCAAAAATTGGAGCGTGAAAATGACGCGCAATTACTGGTCATTATTTGTTCCGTGTATTTCTACGGATGGTGGGATACGCGGTACGTCCCGTTATTGATTGGCAATGCCATTGGCAATTTTTTTCTTGGAATGCAAATTTCCAGAACAAAATCGAAGCCCTTATTGACCATCGGCTTGATCTATAACATTGGTTTGCTGGGATACTTCAAATACGCAGACTTCTTCATTGAAAATTGGAATGACTTGACTGGATCTGGCGCCGAACCGTTGAAGTTGGTCTTGCCGCTAGGGATTTCATTTTTCACATTTCAGGTTATCGCTTACTTAGTCGACTGTTACAAAGGCTATGTAGAAGACTTCAACCTGAGACGATTTGCCTTCTCCATCTCTTTTTACCCTCACCTTATTGCCGGGCCAATCCTTCATTACTCGGATGTCATGCCGCAACTCAAAGAGCGGATTGCATTTGATGCACGGCTGTTTTCCCAAGGCTTGTTTTTGTTTGTAATTGGGCTGTTCAAAAAAAGCGTCATTGCCGACAGGATCGCCGAAAAAGTAGACCCGTTATTTGCAACTGACACGTCATTACAGTTCTTTGAGTCGTGGACGGCATCTTTGGGATATGGATTGCAAATTTACTTCGATTTCTCCGGATACTCCGATATGGCCATAGGGATAGGCTTAATGTTCGGAATCATCCTGCCTCAAAATTTCAATTCTCCTTACCAGGCGAAAAGCATTGCCGACTTCTGGAAGCGGTGGCACATGACATTATCAAGATTTCTACGTGACTACGTGTATATCCCGCTTGGCGGAAATAGGAATGGATTTGTTAAAGGAGTCATGGCAGCGGGGTTGACAATGATCATTGGTGGTTTCTGGCACGGCGCCGCATGGACGTTTGTTTTGTGGGGACTCTTGCATGGTTTGTTCATTGGTATGCACAGAGTTTGGGAACGAACCCGATATGCGCTTCCGGAAACGGCGGCAATCGGATTAACGTTTCTGTCGGTGACAGTGGCCTGGGTTGTGTTTCGAGCCGAATCGGTTGGTCATGCTATTTCAATCTGGAAAGGGATGGTTGGCATCAGCGGTGTTGCTGTCCCAAGCATGCTGTCTGGCCTTTGTAATAGCTGCGCACAAACCAGTCTTATTTCTGGTATGGAATTCATTCAAATCGGAATTCTACTTTCGGTTTGCATTGCGTATGTGAACGCGCAAAAAGAAGTTCAATCACTGCGGCCTTCACTAAGAAATGTTGGCTATCTATCCGCTTTATTTTTAACCAGTATTTGGATGTCAGGATCACATGAAAGCTTTATCTATTGGCAGTTTTGA